The sequence TGAGCGGCCTGCGCCTGCGCCTGCCGGTAGCCCACCTCGTCCTTGTCGAGCGAGGCCCGCGCGAGGCTGCCTGACTGCGTGAGCGTCCGTGCCCGCTCCACCTCCGTCGTCGCGCCGTCGAGCGCCGCGTCGGCGGCCGCCTTGGCGGCTCGCGCCTGGTCGGCGGCGATGCGCGCGTTGGAGGTGTCGAGCTGCGCGAGCACCTGGCCGCGCTTCACCTTCTCACCCACGTCCACGCTGACGCGCGTGAGCGTGCCGGACGCCTGGGCGCTCAGCGTCGCCGCCTGCCTGGCGCGCACGCTGCCGGTGGCCTGCAGGACGCTCGACTCGAGCTGCGTGGCCGGCGCGACGGCGCGCACACCCACCGGCTTCTGGGCCACCTGCGCGGCGGAAGCCTGAGGGGCAACGGGCTTGCTGCCGCCGCACCCCGCCGCCACCACCGCCACCGCGACTGCTGCTGCTTTCAGGGACTTCTTCATGGCTTCGTTCCTCGTGCTTTGGCACCAACTGACTGAATCGGTTTTCTGGTCAGTCTCGGGCGTGAAAAAACCCCAAGCGAGACGCATGGGGTGCGTGGCGTTTCAGTGCTTCCTGGAGCGCGTCGCCTCTCGTGAGGCAGCGAGGCCTCGGATGAAGACGTCGAAGAAGGCGTCCAACGCTTCCTTCATCGGTGCTTCGAGGCCTTGCGTGAGGAACTTGATGGTCAGCCCCATGAACATCTCCATGAAGCCGGAGGCCACCCGCTGAGGGGCGGCGACGGCGAACACTCCCTGCGAGGTGCCTTCGGTGAGAACGCGCGCGAGCACCGCGGCCTCCTTCTCCTGGAGCTCGGGCACGAAGCGCATCGCTTGAGCCCCCAGCTCGAAGAGATGCTCCATCATGATGCGATGCTCGCCCATGCCGCGTGTCATCTGCTCCAGCTTGCACTCGATGAAGGCCCGGACCTGAAGCTCCGGGGTGGAGGCACGACGCACGGCGGCTTCGAGCTCAGCGGTCGACCGGACGTTCGCGCTCCGGACACAGGCCTCGAACAGCGCCTCCTTGCTCTCGAAGTGCAGATAGATGCTGCCCTTGCCGACGCCGGCACGGCGGGCGATGTCCTCGACGGAGGCCTTCTTGAAGCCGTACCGTGCGAAGACCTCGCCGGCGGCGTTCATGATGGCGGTGCGAGGGTCCGAGCTCATTGACCAGAATAATAATCTGGTCAGTCAGTCAGCGCAAGCCCCCGCGCTGTCTCCAGGCCCCCTGCCCGCTCTCCGGCCATGCCGGCTCGGGTGGGAGGCGTCCCAACGCCTATGCCGCGTCCTCGCGCGCCTCGGCCGTCCTTCGGTGCGAAAGGGCCCTTCGCATCACGCGGGCGAGCGCGCGCGCCGTCGAGCGAGAGCGCCCCCGGTACACCAACTGCGAGCTGTACCGGGTGTGCAGCCAGACACAGGTGCACTCGGAGCGCAGCAGGCGCCGGGCCAGAGCCGCGTAGCTGATGACCGCCGCCACGCCGAGCGCCACGCCCCCGAGGCCTCCGTCGCGGACGAAGGCCGCCAGCAGGCCGTGCGCGAGCCCATAGATGAGGAGCAGCGCCCCGACGAGCACGGCCTGCATGCGCAGCAGGCGCTCCGCGGGCGACTGGAACGACACGGTGACGGCGCGCACGTACTCCAGCCCCCATGAGCGGCCGTGCGCCACCACACGCCGCGTCGTCACCCGCACGCCGTCGGACTCGAAGAGCACCGCGTCCACCACCGCTGTCGCTCCCTTGGAAGCGCCGTCTCCGTCGCCGCGAGGACTCATGGGTTGAGCTCGACGCCAAGGCCTGGGGCGATGGACCACAGCCCCCGGTGCCCACTCGAAGGCGGGTACCACTCCCCCACCACCTGCACGCGGAGGCGCTCCAGAAACGTCACGCCGAGGAGGCCCTGCACCACGGGGCGCGAGCATGAGCTCACTCCCGCGGAGCCGCAGTCCTCATCGCTTGGAGGGCTCAGCGTGCTGAACTGCCAGCCGGCGCGCAGTGCGATGCGCCCCTGGACGAGCGCGGACTGCAACGCGGACGGCCGGAGCTCGGGGCCCGCGACCACGGTCAGCGCGAAGGGCTCTCCTCCGCCCGAGGAAAACACCCGCTGAAGCCCGTGCATGCCGAGCGCGCCCGCGAGCCGCAGCCCGCGAGGCACCCGGGGCGCGTCGGTGCCGAGACTCAGACCCAGCTCGGTGAGGGTGGGCCCCACCACCAGGTGCAGCGAGGTGCGCGGGGGCGAGTACGCCACGCTGTCGGCGAGGAGCTTTCCGGCGAACTCCACGGCCCTGGAGCCGTCGCCGGGCTGCGCCTCGGAGAGCCGCTGCACGGCGCGACCAATCGCCTTCCGGATGTGCATGAGCGCGATGTCGTCACGCCCCGGCGGGGCACCGAGGTCGCGGAAGTGGAAGCCGTAGCCGCCCAGCAGCCGCAGGGTGTGCGCGAGCTCCGACTCATGCGCCTCCCGCCGCCAGTCCGGCCACCGCATCGGCACGAGGCCCGGCACGTGCGGCGGCGCCTCACCTGCCGCGGCGCGCTCGCAGTGCGCGTTGCGCCAGCCACGGGGGCCCGGCCCCGCCTTCGCGTCGCGGCACAGCGCGTACAGCCGGTCGAGCGACACCTGCAGCAGCACGCGGAAGTCGGCCAGTTCCTCGCCGGCGCAGTCCGCCTCGGCCCCCGGCAGCCCGTCGTACACCGCGCGCATGCACCACAAGGGCGCCCAGCCCTCCCCCTGTGACTCGGGCGGCACGAAGCGCCCGTGTCCCGCCGCCTCCGACTCCGCCAGCATGGCCCGCGCGTCGTACATGCCCAGGTAGAAGTCGAAGCTGCGGAAGGCCGTCTCGAAGAAGCCGAGGAAGGCGCCCAGGGGTGCGCTCGCTACCGGGAAGTGCCGGCGCGGCAGGGCGAGGCGCTGGGCAATCTCCGGCTCCTCCTCCAGGAGCAGCGCGAGCTCCTTGGAGCGCGCCGTGTCGATGAAGGCGGACGCCACCTCGCCGAGCATCCGTGGCAACTCTTGCTTCGTGCGGGGGCCCCGCGACTCGGGCGCGGCCGGGTACTCGGTGGCATCCGGGTCCACGAAGATGAAGAAGACGTCGGTGGGAGAGCGCCGGCCGCCCGGCTCGGGCGCGTCGCGCCAGCGCGAGGGGCCGCCCTCCGGTGAGGGCTCGAGCCCGTCGCGCGCCAGGCCCACGGCGAGGCGCAGGGGGGTGTTGTCGAAGATGCCACCATCGATGTAGTCGGCCGCGTGGGCCTCGGTGGAAAGGCACACGCCAGGGCGGGCCGTCGCGCCCGCCGCGCAGGTGGCGAGCGTCTTGGGCGGAAAGGCCACCGGGAAGGCCATCGACGCGAGGACGAGGTCTCTCACCCGGGCGAACGCCACCTCGCCTTGCGCGTTGGTGACGAGCATCGGCTCGCGCCGCGTGCTGCCGGGGGCGGTGTAGTTCGTCACGCGCGGAGGCAGACCCGGACCGCGCCCCTGGATGCGCAGCGCGAACTTCTCCTCCATGCGCGGCAACGACAGGCGCCCGCCCGCCACGTGCACGAGACGCGGCTCCACGCGTGTGACGGACACGCCCAGCACCACGTCACAGGTGGGCGACAGGCCCCGATTCCACGCCGCCTCGATGCGACGCGACTGGGCCTCCAGCCACGCACGGGAGAAGGCCCCCAGGGGCGTCACGTCCTCGGGGACGAAGAGACGCTCGAAGCCCACGGGAATCCACGTGTCCCAGAAGAGGGATTGGGTGGGCCCGGGCGCCTCCTCACCGCATATCGCGAGGACGCCCAACAACACGTTGAGGCTGCCGGCCGAGGCACCCGTCAGCAGCCGCATGCGCTCGATGCTGTCCGCACGGGACGAGGCGGAGGCATACGCGAGGAAGCCCGCCTCGTAGGCGCCCAGCGCCACGCCGCCGCTGACGGTGAGGGAGTACGCGCCCGTACCGGGACCAGGAGCGAGTGGAGCCGCCCCGGAGGTGTCAGCCCTCGCCACGCTCGAGATGAGCAGGAGTGAAGCGAGCACGGCGCCGCGCCCCAACCCCCGAAAGCCATCCCGCACGAAGCCGTGTCCGCCCACGCGCTCCGGGGCAGCCGCGCTGCGTGCGTTGGTCATGGATGCCGTCATCGGGAGACCGTTGACCAGGATACTAATTCAGTCATCCGGTCGAAACAAGACATCCACCAGGCCCGGCTGCCCGCCCGCACCACGGGTGCCTGTCAGAATCTCTTACGCTGGTGCTGCACCAGATGATGAACCACCGCGCCCTGGTGTCGGTGCGGCGCGACTTCCGCACCGGCCTCTTCGGCGAGGGCCAGGAATTGGTGGGCGACCTGAGCGCACAGACACCATCGCTCCGCATCGACCGGACGCACGGCTCGCGGACGGGTGCGGTTGACGCTGGCGGCGGACGTGTGCTCCAGAGTCGGACGTGCGCGTCTTCGTGGTGGCGAGCTTCGTGGAGGCCCTGTGCTGGTTCGTTCCCCGGCTACCCATCGCCGGGGAGAGCCTCGCCGCCTCACGTCTCGAGGTCGGCCTGGGAGGCAAGGGACTCAATGTCGCGGTGGGCCTCCACCGACTCGGCGTGGAGGTCGATGCGCTCATCGGCTGCGGTCGTGATGAAGCGGGTGAGCGCCTCCTGCGCGTCCTGAGCGCGGAGGGGCTCCACACCCGGCACGTGCACCGCTTCGAGGCGACGTCCTCCGGCCGTGGCGCGGGGTTCATCGCACCCGAAGGCCAGAGCGCCATCGCCGTCCATCCGGGAGCGAACCTCCTCCTCACGCCCGCGCACGTCGAGCGCGCAGCCGAGGACCTGGAGCGAGCCCAACTCGTCTACGGGCAATTCGAAGCCTCCGTGGAGGTGCTCACCGCCGCGTTCCGCCGGGCCCATGCGCGCGGCATTCCCACGGTGCTCAATCCCTCGCCATGGCAGGAGCCGCCGGCAGCGCTGCGGGAGACGACCCACACGCTCGTCGTCAACGAAGTCGAGGCGTCCCGGCTGCTCGGCACCGCGCCGTCGAGCCTCGAAGCGCTGCGCCCGTCACTGCCCGCGCTCTGGGCGAGCTGGCCCGAATGCCAACGGCTGGTGGTGACGGCGGGAGAGCGCGGCTGCCTCGCCTTCGAGCGCGACGGTGACGCGCTCCAGGCCCCTGCCCTCCCGGTGTCGGCCGTCGACACCGTCGGGGCGGGCGATGCGTTCTCGGCCGGGCTGTGTGCCGCGCTGGCCGAGGGAGCGCCCCTGCGCGAGGCGCTCGAGCTGGGCAACGCCTGTGGTGCCCACGTGGCGGCGCGCATCGGCGTGCTGGAGGCGCTCCCCCGGGGCAGGCCTCACATCTCCAGCCGCACCCGGTAGACGTAGGCATCGCCGCGGAAGGTGCCCTCGACGTACTCCACCAGCCGCGAGCGGTCGTCGTACGTCTTGCGCTTGAAGAGCAGGCACGGCTGGGGGCGCGTGAAGCCCAGGGCCCGCGTCTCGACGCGCGAGCTGAGCACGGCCTCCACGGTCTGCTCGGCCGAGCGCAGGGACACCCCGCACTCCTTCCGGAGAAACGCGTAGACGGAGCCACGGCAGTCGCAGGTGGCGAGCGCCGGGGCGAGCGTCAGGTCATACCAGGCCACCTCGCGCGTCATCGGCACGCCGTTGCCCTTGCGGATGCGCACCAGCCGGAGGAAGAGCGCGTTCGACGGGCGGCCGAACATCGACGACATGAGCCGGTCCGTCGTCACCTGTCGGTCCTCCACCTCGGTGGACGCCGTCAGTCCCATGTCCCGCATCTCTTCGGTGAAGCCGCGCAGCTTGCCCAGGGCCGGCTCGACGCGCCTCACCGAGCGCACCAC comes from Pyxidicoccus parkwaysis and encodes:
- a CDS encoding TetR/AcrR family transcriptional regulator, translating into MSSDPRTAIMNAAGEVFARYGFKKASVEDIARRAGVGKGSIYLHFESKEALFEACVRSANVRSTAELEAAVRRASTPELQVRAFIECKLEQMTRGMGEHRIMMEHLFELGAQAMRFVPELQEKEAAVLARVLTEGTSQGVFAVAAPQRVASGFMEMFMGLTIKFLTQGLEAPMKEALDAFFDVFIRGLAASREATRSRKH
- a CDS encoding DUF6232 family protein, with product MSPRGDGDGASKGATAVVDAVLFESDGVRVTTRRVVAHGRSWGLEYVRAVTVSFQSPAERLLRMQAVLVGALLLIYGLAHGLLAAFVRDGGLGGVALGVAAVISYAALARRLLRSECTCVWLHTRYSSQLVYRGRSRSTARALARVMRRALSHRRTAEAREDAA
- a CDS encoding patatin-like phospholipase family protein, which produces MTNARSAAAPERVGGHGFVRDGFRGLGRGAVLASLLLISSVARADTSGAAPLAPGPGTGAYSLTVSGGVALGAYEAGFLAYASASSRADSIERMRLLTGASAGSLNVLLGVLAICGEEAPGPTQSLFWDTWIPVGFERLFVPEDVTPLGAFSRAWLEAQSRRIEAAWNRGLSPTCDVVLGVSVTRVEPRLVHVAGGRLSLPRMEEKFALRIQGRGPGLPPRVTNYTAPGSTRREPMLVTNAQGEVAFARVRDLVLASMAFPVAFPPKTLATCAAGATARPGVCLSTEAHAADYIDGGIFDNTPLRLAVGLARDGLEPSPEGGPSRWRDAPEPGGRRSPTDVFFIFVDPDATEYPAAPESRGPRTKQELPRMLGEVASAFIDTARSKELALLLEEEPEIAQRLALPRRHFPVASAPLGAFLGFFETAFRSFDFYLGMYDARAMLAESEAAGHGRFVPPESQGEGWAPLWCMRAVYDGLPGAEADCAGEELADFRVLLQVSLDRLYALCRDAKAGPGPRGWRNAHCERAAAGEAPPHVPGLVPMRWPDWRREAHESELAHTLRLLGGYGFHFRDLGAPPGRDDIALMHIRKAIGRAVQRLSEAQPGDGSRAVEFAGKLLADSVAYSPPRTSLHLVVGPTLTELGLSLGTDAPRVPRGLRLAGALGMHGLQRVFSSGGGEPFALTVVAGPELRPSALQSALVQGRIALRAGWQFSTLSPPSDEDCGSAGVSSCSRPVVQGLLGVTFLERLRVQVVGEWYPPSSGHRGLWSIAPGLGVELNP
- a CDS encoding ribokinase, which codes for MRVFVVASFVEALCWFVPRLPIAGESLAASRLEVGLGGKGLNVAVGLHRLGVEVDALIGCGRDEAGERLLRVLSAEGLHTRHVHRFEATSSGRGAGFIAPEGQSAIAVHPGANLLLTPAHVERAAEDLERAQLVYGQFEASVEVLTAAFRRAHARGIPTVLNPSPWQEPPAALRETTHTLVVNEVEASRLLGTAPSSLEALRPSLPALWASWPECQRLVVTAGERGCLAFERDGDALQAPALPVSAVDTVGAGDAFSAGLCAALAEGAPLREALELGNACGAHVAARIGVLEALPRGRPHISSRTR
- a CDS encoding GntR family transcriptional regulator — encoded protein: MKVTALKGPLRGVRIVREGSTPAWRQLHTQLSSLITAGRIGEGANLPSERDLAAALGVSRATVKRCYDELRRSMVLGGRGRSGSVVRSVRRVEPALGKLRGFTEEMRDMGLTASTEVEDRQVTTDRLMSSMFGRPSNALFLRLVRIRKGNGVPMTREVAWYDLTLAPALATCDCRGSVYAFLRKECGVSLRSAEQTVEAVLSSRVETRALGFTRPQPCLLFKRKTYDDRSRLVEYVEGTFRGDAYVYRVRLEM